From a single Brassica napus cultivar Da-Ae chromosome C9, Da-Ae, whole genome shotgun sequence genomic region:
- the LOC111209513 gene encoding uncharacterized protein LOC111209513: protein MKESRRYGAAGMLAGLSHFPLHRSLHHQRIVAGMSGELPKRLIKEGEETQVTQINKNCRMLYKNGLGYSARVIHSFLCRELVTYKNYELWFAFVRRPLRFSLLEYHAVTGLQCDTSLSRKELVDFEDDGGFWSTVVRRKEGVTILDLWKNHHEDVKKWCNADRIRLVNLCIIMTMYPWGVASFDLLCKSIAKTRDKLKEKTTIYVLDGFFYALQIWAMEAVPKIGKLCGKKLDKGFMNGPRCVNWMGAAKISYGEFNRLENIFTSEDDIYPYISADEVEDDRIKVLMKMIHTKHDFSDHIWEFEETPDFSWGLHDKQGEDDEVAENDEEAPKNDEEDGSDEDFRTPRGSSNRVSGARKGKKRLPDRGMEKRKQKILSSRPQQAPFNEDMKSFMAQLFEHNFSAMEERLQKQMGERFEKMQSELKGSLKDASVEVDDIEPSTSKPSPSKPLPIKPSPSKPSSSKPPPSIPSPRRSKRGKEPLVFTTLVNDVNLSQADDMDEDIGTQGLEGLSQSSYVPGFDPSQTNKENEARDWWTPMTTI, encoded by the exons ATGAAGGAGAGTCGGAGATACGGTGCGGCCGGGATGTTGGCAGGTTTATCTCATTTCCCTCTTCATCGGAGCCTGCACCATCAGAGGATTGTGGCAG GTATGTCTGGGGAGTTACCAAAGCGGCTTATTAAGGAGGGTGAGGAGACCCAAGTGACTCAGATCAATAAAAACTGCAGAATG TTGTACAAGAATGGTTTGGGTTACTCGGCGAGAGTGATACACAGCTTCTTGTGTAGGGAGCTGGTGACTTACAAAAACTATGAGCTCTGGTTTGCGTTTGTGAGGAGACCACTTCGATTTTCTTTGCTAGAGTACCACGCAGTTACCGGCCTTCAGTGCGATACTAGTCTATCACGTAAGGAGTTGGTTGACTTCGAGGATGATGGTGGTTTCTGGAGCACAGTGGTGAGGAGAAAAGAGGGAGTAACTATCTTGGACCTTTGGAAGAATCACCATGAAGATGTTAAGAAGTGGTGTAATGCTGATCGAATAAGACTGGTGAATCTATGCATCATTATGACTATG TATCCCTGGGGAGTTGCTTCTTTTGACCTTCTCTGCAAGTCAATAGCTAAAACACGGGACAAACTGAAGGAAAAGACTACTATTTACGTGTTAGATGGCTTCTTCTACGCCTTGcagatttgggcaatggaagcGGTACCAAAGATTGGAAAGCTCTGTGGAAAAAAATTGGACAAGGGTTTTATGAACGGTCCTAGATGCGTAAATTGGATGGGAGCTGCAAAGATTTCATACGGGGAGTTCAATCGGTTGGAGAACATCTTTACATCCGAG GATGACATCTATCCATACATCTC AGCTGATGAGGTGGAGGATGATAGAATCAAGGTTCTCATGAAGATGATACATACTAAGCATGATTTCAGTGACCACATTTGGGAGTTCGAAGAGACACCAGATTTTTCTTGGGGGCTTCATGACAaacaaggagaggatgatgaaGTAGCTgagaatgatgaagaagctcccaagaatgatgaagaagatgggAGTGATGAAGACTTTCGAACTCCAAGAGGATCATCGAACAGAGTCTCCGGAGCTAGAAAGGGAAAGAAGAGGCTCCCGGATCGTGGAATGGAAAAAAGGAAGCAAAAGATTCTCTCTTCTAGACCACAACAGGCGCCTTTTAATGAAGATATGAAGAGCTTTATGGCGCAGTTGTTTGAGCATAATTTTTCTGCAATGGAAGAGAGGCTACAGAAACAGATGGGTGAAAGATTTGAGAAAATGCAGTCTGAGCTTAAAGGTTCACTTAAGGATGCAAGCGTTGAAGTTGACGATATAGAGCCATCGACGAGCAAGCCATCACCTAGCAAGCCATTGCCTATCAAGCCATCGCCGAGCAAGCCATCGTCGAGCAAGCCACCACCGAGCATTCCATCTCCAAGGAGGTCCAAACGTGGTAAAGAACCCCTAGTCTTCACCACTCTCGTCAAT GATGTGAATTTGAGTCAAGCAGATGATATGGACGAAGACATAGGTACCCAAGGCCTTGAAGGGCTTTCCCAGTCTTCGTATGTGCCCGGCTTTGATCCATCGCAGACCAATAAGGAAAACGAAGCACGTGATTGGTGGACTCCAATGACTACTATCTGA
- the LOC106364801 gene encoding uncharacterized protein LOC106364801 — MFKDIADAMRAGFETCLKEIKYLSERVEAVEKKVGISTKRKGTSSQNTTSPPKPTLEPGSESVNGTNAGRKSLAEDKGPDVPAAVPADASSSKDKTPEPSLVLLDKNQPTVSDLQKEDARYQEKKDAALALFRAKSDRTRKPSASQQSPYTANSTARVIISNRKLYPGYNPFAPIDKKKLKELADWLKTCPHYRTALDKKPRKNRTWWYQILRTSLEWLEDCHIDVWINVLRKRYDANPQHFRSDIMCFLDHLFAQQWRFNFKDFKDSEPDQNGLGRRLPGGAWNYYAGIMPSFCQSNKVWGTDIDDIYAPVNFADTHWIAMWISIPKRHIVVFDSICSSISPEELVVVTEPFLYMVPYLLVECASSDEQHAQYSLEPFTYERPANIPPARAGDCGVYTLKYIGCHALGIEFSKKDFAMANGKSMRDKMAVDIFQELPDAHEFENKDMDNNLGAYDG, encoded by the exons ATGTTCAAGGACATAGCTGATGCCATGAGGGCAGGGTTTGAgacgtgccttaaggagatcaagtatctgtcggaaagggtggaagctgtggagaagaaggttggtatctccacaaaacggaaagggacatcatctcaaaacactacctctccacctaaaccgacgctcgaacccggg agtgaaagtgttaATGGGACGAACGCGGGAAGGAAGAGCTTGGCGGAGGATAAAGGTCCAGATGTGCCCGCAGCTGTGCCCGCAGATGCTAGTTCCTCGAAAGATAAAACTCCAGAACCGAGCCTTGTTCTATTGGACAAAAATCAACCCACTGTTTCGGATTTACAGAAGGAGGATGCTAGATATCAGGAAAAGAAGGATGCTGCTTTGGCACTTTTCCgtgcaaagagtgatcgaacaagGAAACCTTCTGCCTCACAgcaatctccttatacggcaaacaGCACGGCTAGAGTGATCATTTCAAATAGAAAGCTTTATCCAGGCTATAatccttttgcaccaattgacaagaagaagttgaaggagctcgctgattggttgaaaacttgtcc tcattatagaACAGCTCTCGATAAAAAACCACGTAAAAATAGAACTTGGTGGTATCAAATCCTCCGAACCTCCTTAGAGTGGTTGGAGgactgt catattgatgtttggattaatgtgctgaggaagaggtacgacgctaacccacaacatttcaggagcgatataatgtgcttccttgatcatctctttgctcagcaatggagattcaacttcaaggattttaaggactcAGAGCCCGATcagaacggtttaggaagaagactccctggtggggcgtggaattatTATGCAGGCATTATGccatcattttgccaatcaaacaaggtttgggggacggatattgatgatatctatgcgccagtgaacttcgCCGACACTCATTGGATTGCtatgtggatatcgatccctaagaggcacatagtcgtctttgACAGCATTTGTTCCAGTATCTCCCCAGAAGAACTCGTTGTGGTAACAGAgccttttctctacatggtcccttatctgcttgttgagtgcgcttcctcagacgaacaacatgcccaatacagcctggagccattcacatatgagagaccggccaatatacctccggcccgagctggtgattgtggcgtgtacactctaaagtacattggatgtcatgctcttgggatagagtttagtaaaaaagactTTGCTATGGCCAACGGGAAGAGtatgagggataagatggcggtggatatatttcaagagcttcctgaCGCACATGAGTTCGAAAACAAGGACATGGATAACAACCTGGGTGCGTATGACGGGTGA